From the Hordeum vulgare subsp. vulgare chromosome 1H, MorexV3_pseudomolecules_assembly, whole genome shotgun sequence genome, the window ATTCATCAAGGTTTTGAGATACAAGGTTGTCCATCTAAGCAACAAAACATTGCTAGTTAGCAAAAcaagctgcaacaatatgacatcCTCACCCCTTGTAGCTGTACCAAGCAAAATCAGGTACACATGAAACCAGCAGAGACAAAGCAGATGTGCAACCACTGAAGGTAGAACCATGATTACTCATAATCTAGAGGCATTTGTGGCCGTTTAGTGTTCATCTTTCCGTGGCAAGGTCCAAAGCAATAAGGGTATTTGCAACCTAGCCTTTTTGTGAAAGCAAAGAAATCAATCTCTAGCATTAACACATATCACTAATGATGAACATAACTCTACAAGGAAAGGTGAGAAGGAGATCAACACATATGCTACATAAATTTGCATCTACTTCTCACCTTGTTCCCGTTCTGCGGTATATTGTCTTGCTCATCCAACCTGAACTGATAGAGAAAGTTCCTTCTAGCACTTTATTTGTGAGGATATAACATGAGTCAGCAACAAATAtatcattgtaattcatggcaagatAATAGATCAGTGTATTTCATTACAAGATAATAGATCATTTATAAATATATATTTTGTTGGCTATTGATTAATTACTGGAAAGTAATACAAATATGGGCTTACAAGTTTGGGCATGTTTCTTTGCAACGACATATATTAGGAGAGGTAAATCATAATTTTATTGACATATATTAATAATAGAAAATATTGAGAAAATACtacttttatttttatattaCTTAAGTTAGAACAATCAATTCCTTCCATGTCCCGAAACATCTCATAGAGCCTCTCCGGCTTTAACTCAACAATTTTGGGTGAGGATAAAATCATGTCTTTCccccaaaataaataaacaagaacaatAAGAAATAAAAGCCTAAGAATTCGAGCCTATCAGACAATCAGGCACTTCCGATGGCATGTCAACAATCAGACATACCAAAACCTTTGGTCCTCAATTTTTTCCGCTACAAAATTAAACGTGGAACACCCGTGCATGCGTGCGTGTGAAACAACAAACATAACATTTATGCCAGTAATACATATTAATATTAGAAGGTCAAAGTGTGTTTCGCTATGTAACATTTCAGTTGCATGTACATACCATGTTATGCATCAGATCCCCCTATATGAGCCTCCTCTGTCGCAGCCACACTCGTATCCGGCGATAGTGGAGTAGCCTAGGTCGTGGAGCAGAGAAATGGGCACAATACACCATAGACTGATCGACCTCCTCGTCCCCATGATGTTTTAATCATCTTGGATATCAAAAACAAAATGCCAATGAGgatgtcacttgttacaaattcATGACTTCAAAGGAACACAATAACTGATTAGATGGTTCAGTACAAATCATCTCTTCACTTGCAATACTATGTAAAACATTGAATAGATATGCATCACTCATCATTTCAAAAGACACCGAACAAAAACATTCAACACGTTTGACTCCAAAAAGGCTTAAGAAATTAGGGTGCTTCTTTATGCAGAACTGGGGACATATTACTTATTAGTTAGATAACCACCGTAATCAAGTGGTCGAATTACTTGAATACTATGTGTACCAATTATAAGTATATAAACATTAAACTTTCTAAAATGATCTACTTATTAGGCCTCCGACTATACATATAGAAACTTGAGACTGCAGACATGGACGATCGACTTTGAAACTCCACTCAAATCACCCCATTATCTAAGCATGCTCGGTTAGCAACACTAAAACAAATTACAAAATCTGAAACCTCACACATTATTGATAGAGTATCTTATTTTCTGTTCTTGTTACACTGGAAGCAATGTACACTCTGAATGACAAAGAAACAACACTTGATTGATATGGTCATCACATATGAAATATGACAGTATGTGAGAAAGTATATAAAGCTGTAGATTTTGATGCACTGCTGATATTCGGTCATCCAAACTCAGATAATAGTTGCTCACCTGCAAATCCTTCAGTAGTGTGCTAACATATTAACATCTTCTTGATCCTCCTAACCTGAATTCTATGATAACACAGAGCTCGACTCGAAAAATAAAATCACATCGCAGGACATCTACAAGCTATGTTTACACAAAAAAACACTCAAAAAAACATTCAAAGAAAAAGGAGGCACCTGTTTAAGTAAGCCATTGAAACGAGGCTACACAGAGCTTGACATATCGCCTTGCGGACCTCGCTCAATATCAGCATTTCTTTGAGCCCATTCCTCTTTGCTGATCTCAAATTAGTCTTGTTAAATTTCACAAAATAAATGTCCATACAAGATGCACAATTCAAATACTTTGTGTATTCTAACCAAGAAGATAGAATTCAATATTCGATGTGGCTTGAACCAAAGTGTCATAAGTAAATACATTACCGTCCAGTTCTTGTGTTGTtgcccaaaaaatataaaatattaaAGAGAAGAACTTTTAAATTACATATTATTATCAAGGGGGCAACAACGAATGGCAACTTATCTTTTCAAATGTGAAATAAAAAAGAGATACATGTTGTTCACATGATATATGTATTGTATGACACTTCAGCATTGAAGAAGTTGCTCACAGAAAGCAAACCATCACAATTTGCACAATTCCAAGCAGCCATATAAGAACACAAACAGATGTCCAGATAGATTCGTTCAAGGCAGAACATGCCAATTGAATACTATTTCCTTGAGAAGACCAATTCACTCAAAGAAAAAACAGCAAACATGGCATCGGCGTACAATATTCAGTGGATATTGCAAGAGAAAGCCCATAAAAAGAAAAATGCTCCACTCGAATAGATTGTTGAAGCAAATTTACTTTGTCAGACCTGATACTACACTGTTAGTGCTATATATATAAACATTAGTAGCATTAGAGATTGCTCAAAAGGGCACAACCGCTCACCATGCTATTCCCATACTCCAACATCAGAGAATAATCTCATCTAGAGAATACAGGGAAAGCTCAACATGACAAGAAACCACATACGGGGAGCAAATCACCATCTAGCCGACAAAGAAATTAGTCCGCTACTTCTCTTTGTCGGCTCAACATTACCAATGTTCTTCTGTGTTATCTGCAGAAAAAAGTACCGACAGAGATGAAATTCAGTTTGCATCCAAAACTCTCTCCATTCCCCACGGCTGGAGGTCTCCCCGTCCCCAAACATGCCTCCGCCAACAAAGCACCCGTGCTCCCCGTTCCTCACAGTAGAAGCTCCCGGCTTCCCGCGAGTCCACAATAACGGGCTCAATTTAAATTGCCGaaacattatatatatataggaacggATGTAGTACAAGACAATCGTCCATAAACAACTGCAATCCCATTCTCAAACATTTACGAGAAATCCAAGTCCATCGCCACCCatgaaaaatgcaaaaataaGATAGACACAAGCACGAGCACAACATATGCAGAACAATAATACAATGATCAGAGTATGAGTATAGAAAAACTGTAAAGGAACTGAGATATGAAAATTCTCACCATGCAAGACTGCAGAAAGGCTCCCCATGGGCATGAAGTCGTACACAAGCAGCTTCTCATCTTTGTTGTAATAGTAAGCACGGAGAGGCACGATGAACTCATGCTCGAGCTCGCCAATGTCAGCGATGCGGTCACGGAACTCCAGTTCGGTCATGGTGACATCCTTGAGCCCCTTCACCGCCACAGTAGCGCTGGATTCAAGCACAACCTTGTAGGTCGTCCCGATGGCACCTTTGCCAAGGACCTCGGCCGCGCGCAGCAGGTCCTCGAGGTCGAAGGGTTGGACGGCAGCCGCTGACCCGAAGAAGACCAGCTTCTTCCCTGAAGTCGATTGACCCGCGGGGTGGCCGACAGTGGCCATAGGAGCCACGGCCGAGCCGTTGGGCAACTCGGGAGGTTTTCGGCCGCCAGGGATGACGGCGGGGGACGGAGACGGAGGCGGCATCTCCAGAGCCCGTGTTTTGGTGCGCCCCGTCCTGCGGCAGAGGCAAATGAGGAGGAACAGGAGAAGCGCGGCGCCCACGACGGAGGCTATGTCGATCCCGGCAATGGCGCCGCCGGAGAGCTTGTTCCCCTTCTTGTCAGTTTGTTCGTCATTTCCGCCATTGGGGACGTTCGTCGCCGGTGTTGTCGGCGAGGGCGTCGTCCCCGTGGgagccggagaaggaggaggggcctCGCCAGGGCAAGGGCCGAGGGGCCCGTTGTAGAGGGCCGGCATCCCGAGGAACGCCGCGCGCGGCCTGGAGCGGAGCGAGGTGGGGATGGACCCGTTTAGGCGGTTGAAGGAGACGCTGAACTCGCGCAGCTGCGGCAGCGGGAGGTCGGGAATCTCGCCGGCGaacggggagggggagggggaggcggacggcgagggggaggaggaggcagacggggaGGGAGCTGGACGCGGAGGCCACGGCGTCTGCCGTTTATTCCTGTACGtggaggtggagcacggtcagTCAAACTGTAATTGCTAAATGCACACTGTGGTGTTGGCCCGATGGTGGATAGGCGTTAGATTTATAATTCTTTCCTAATCGTGTGGTGGAGATCCTTGTTTGGTTATGTGTGGGTAATTCCTGTGTGAACGTAGGGAAGTTTACGTTGAatcttttattagtagtatagattaTACTTGATCCTAAATGGTAGACGTAAATCTTACATGCTCGTGCAAACTCGGTAAGTATCAAATCAACACCTGTATTAAGCTAGGATAAGACTAGACTCCCCAAGTCCGAAGATGGTATGGGTTTGTGTGATAAGTGTGCTTTCATTTAACCAAGCCTTGCTACCAAAGAAAGTTTGGCTTGTGCTTGATATTTTTTTCTATGGGTATTGACGTTCGTGGGGCATTGATAACCCCAAATGTGCTATTAACGCTTTAATTGGGTAGCTGATTTTATTGGATGAGTTCTCATTTTGACCTATGGATGTCCGGGAGATATTGAAAAATGATGGAGAGCGCTACCCATCAGACTAATTAGCTTCCTAACTGCTTGTGATTTGCTTCCAACgaacaaatatatttttatttttgcagaTGTGTTTTGTGCATGGGAACATTTTTTTTAGATGGCGATGTGCTTTTGGTAAATGCATTTTTTCATCAGAAGTTTGCAAAGCATTAGTTTTTTTCAATGAAAGCATGCTTTCACATTGTAAACATATTATTCAATCATAGAAGCGTTACTTTTATCGATGGAAGCACCCtttcatgcaatgcaagcatattATTCAATCATGTGATAGAAATCCTTTTATTTTGTATGCATGGGAGCCTCATTTCTATCAAACAAAAATGTCTTTTTGGTTGCTTTAGGAAAATTA encodes:
- the LOC123397483 gene encoding probable inactive receptor kinase RLK902; translation: MAAALYADGSGVDAGDELREFSVSFNRLNGSIPTSLRSRPRAAFLGMPALYNGPLGPCPGEAPPPSPAPTGTTPSPTTPATNVPNGGNDEQTDKKGNKLSGGAIAGIDIASVVGAALLLFLLICLCRRTGRTKTRALEMPPPSPSPAVIPGGRKPPELPNGSAVAPMATVGHPAGQSTSGKKLVFFGSAAAVQPFDLEDLLRAAEVLGKGAIGTTYKVVLESSATVAVKGLKDVTMTELEFRDRIADIGELEHEFIVPLRAYYYNKDEKLLVYDFMPMGSLSAVLHDNTEEHW